One Cucumis sativus cultivar 9930 chromosome 1, Cucumber_9930_V3, whole genome shotgun sequence DNA segment encodes these proteins:
- the LOC101204069 gene encoding ubiquitin-like modifier-activating enzyme 5 produces the protein MEAELKDMWNDLESLKHSLTDPSLRGPVDKLQLHVERLTNLSKSVPVRRSKVKDMSAEVVDSNPYSRLMALQRMGIVENYERIREFSVAIVGIGGVGSVAAEMLTRCGIGRLLLYDYDKVELANMNRLFFRPEQVGMTKTDAAVQTLADINPDVVLESYTFNITTVQGFETFMSSLRNKSFSPTKEGSGVDLVLSCVDNYEARMAVNQACNELNQTWMESGVSEDAVSGHIQLLIPGETACFACAPPLVVASGIDERTLKREGVCAASLPTTMGVVAGLLVQNTLKFLLKFGHVSPYLGYNSLKDYFPTMEMRPNPQCSNVACLERQKEFIIAKPARDAAAMAKMEAEALTVEEIPLHADNEWNISVVDEVEIETVGATSSDALPEGLVRELPNADESQHPPPAEPAAPSLDDLEDLKRQLEALNS, from the exons ATGGAGGCGGAATTGAAAGATATGTGGAACGATCTCGAATCCCTGAAGCATTCGCTAACCGATCCATCTCTTCGAGGCCCGGTAGATAAG CTTCAACTGCATGTAGAGCGTCTCACAAATCTTTCGAAGTCTGTACCTGTACGTCGATCAAAAGTTAAG GACATGAGTGCTGAGGTGGTAGATAGCAACCCTTACAGTAGGCTTATGGCTCTTCAGAGGATGGGCATTGTAGAAAACTATGAAAGAATACGGGAATTTTCAGTTGCCATAGTT GGAATTGGAGGTGTTGGAAGTGTTGCAGCTGAGATGTTGACAAGGTGTGGAATAGGTCGCTTGTTGTTGTATGATTATGATAAGGTTGAGTTAGCTAACATGAATAGACTCTTCTTTCGTCCAGAGCAG GTTGGTATGACCAAAACTGATGCTGCGGTACAGACTCTAGCAGATATAAACCCCGATGTTGTACTTGAG AGCTATACGTTTAACATCACAACTGTGCAAggttttgaaacttttatgtCAAGTTTGAGGAACAAATCATTCTCCCCAACTAAAGAAGGCAGTGGGGTGGATCTTGTCTTAAGTTGTGTTGATAACTATGAAGCAAGGATGGCTGTTAATCAG GCTTGCAATGAGCTAAATCAGACGTGGATGGAATCTG GTGTTTCGGAGGATGCGGTTTCTGGTCATATTCAGTTGCTAATTCCCGGTGAAACTGCCTGTTTTGCTTGTGCACCTCCTCTG GTTGTAGCATCTGGCATAGATGAACGGACACTCAAACGAGAAGGGGTTTGTGCAGCATCTTTACCTACAACAATG GGAGTTGTGGCAGGCCTATTGGTGCAAAACACCCTGAAGTTCCTACTAAAGTTTGGGCATGTTTCTCCATACTTG gGATATAATTCCTTAAAAGACTACTTCCCAACAATGGAAATGAGGCCGAACCCTCAGTGTTCAAACGTGGCTTGTCTGGAAAGACAG AAGGAATTCATTATTGCAAAGCCTGCACGAGATGCTGCAGCTATGGCAAAGATGGAAGCAGAAGCATTGACGGTTGAAGAAATTCCACTACATGCTGATAATGAATGGAATATAAG TGTTGTTGATGAAGTTGAGATTGAAACCGTGGGAGCGACCAGTTCAG acGCCCTCCCAGAAGGTCTTGTTCGCGAGCTTCCAAATGCAGATGAATCACAGCATCCGCCTCCCGCGGAACCTGCAGCTCCGTCTTTAGATGATCTTGAAGATCTGAAGAGACAACTTGAGGCCCTCAATTCTTGA
- the LOC101203823 gene encoding deoxycytidylate deaminase, producing MNSRDLALVSTAAVLSAFTSAIACRFFFSPKKHRSRFDLSRNGALLNNGSSRCPFDPSKREGFLSWDDYFMAIAFLSAERSKDPNRQVGACLVSQNGVILGIGYNGFPRGCSDDQLPWAKKSKTNNPLETKYPYVCHAEVNAILNTNHASASGQKLYVTMFPCNECAKIIIQSGVSEVIYFVEKRINNSNVAYFASHKLLSMAGVKVRKHQPLSDQILIKFEDPCT from the exons ATGAACTCACGCGATCTTGCACTCGTCTCCACAGCCGCTGTACTGAGTGCCTTCACTTCAGCTATTGCTTGTCGCTTCTTTTTCAGTCCTAAAAAGCACCGTTCTCGGTTTGATCTGTCGAGAAATGGGGCTCTCTTGAACAACGGATCCTCACGGTGTCCTTTTGATCCTTCCAAACGCGAAGG GTTTTTGTCTTGGGATGACTATTTCATGGCCATTGCATTCTTGTCAGCTGAAAGATCGAAGGATCCCAATCGACAG GTTGGTGCTTGCCTGGTTAGCCAAAATGGTGTAATTCTTG GCATAGGATATAATGGGTTTCCAAGAGGATGCTCTGATGACCAGCTTCCTTGGGCGAAG AAATCAAAAACCAACAATCCTTTGGAGACAAAGTATCC TTATGTTTGTCATGCTGAAGTCAACGCCATCCTAAATACAAATCATGCTTCGGCCAGTGGACAG AAGCTGTACGTGACCATGTTCCCTTGCAATGAATgtgcaaaaataattattcag TCTGGCGTCTCtgaagttatttattttgttgagaagAGGATAAACAATTCAAACGTTGCATATTTTGCTTCTCACAAATTGCTATCGATGGCTGGTGTAAAA GTGAGAAAACACCAACCCCTTTCAGATCAGATTCTGATTAAGTTCGAGGATCCTTGTACATGA
- the LOC101221031 gene encoding TITAN-like protein isoform X1 translates to MHNMKKKELKKSAYEYCLVCKLNHDQGQRHKYFPNHKKSLSSFLSRFEIKLSDVRFFLKTPFLLSPEFASHNRFWCIFCDVQVDENDSSFACSNAIKHLASADHLKNLKHFFWKYGGDVERLDSYRILDADVAKWEKKCKVQSVSASSSLGPANDIHNQVQYENFDNFGNNNIHSVESSSSISVLPLHSYTNEYQVSNSSYSGSSDVSNLVSFPHDTTVSLHDGSCSGAHLWSSKNLTLSEVNKHYQLDIGRTCTANGQSSGQGMYGMHQNERTANTESHPEGFQTLTRISNIVSGDSGGNINSGMLPPWLEKPEDSGFNVQIRPMVGGGVSSLKESAKSNKLNPKRVGAAWAEKRKRELEMEKRGEIVQSYGDKNWLPNFGRVWQSGSRKESRKEFEKEKSKLLMVENSPETNVNIQPYISKRMRPGERGRCCQSHECIRQRFSKTSLLENYCTCTILVKDQFGNRIRLGV, encoded by the exons ATGcataatatgaagaaaaaggagCTAAAGAAGAGCGCATACGAGTACTGCCTCGTTTGCAAGCTAAACCATGACCAAGGGCAGCGCCATAAGTATTTTCCCAACCACAAAAAATcgctttcttcttttctatctCGGTTCGAGATCAAGCTGTCCGACGTTCGCTTTTTTCTCAAGACTCCTTTTCTCCTCTCCCCCGAGTTTGCTTCTCACAATCGGTTCTGGTGTATCTTTTGCGATGTTCAAGTTGATGAGAATGACAGTTCCTTCGCATG TAGTAATGCAATTAAACACCTGGCCAGTGCGGATCATCTGaaaaatttgaagcatttcTTCTGGAAGTATGGTGGTGATGTGGAACGTCTGGATAGTTATAGAATTTTGGATGCTGATGTAGCTAAG TGGGAGAAGAAGTGCAAAGTACAAAGTGTATCTGCTTCATCCAGTCTTGGACCTGCAAATGATATCCACAATCAAGTccaatatgaaaattttgataattttgggAATAATAATATCCACTCTGTTGAATCTAGTTCATCAATAAGTGTTTTGCCTTTACACAGTTATACAAATGAGTATCAGGTATCCAATTCATCCTATTCAGGGTCCTCTGATGTTTCAAATTTGGTCTCGTTTCCACATGATACCACTGTTTCTTTGCATGATGGTTCATGTTCTGGTGCACATCTATGGAGCTCAAAGAATTTAACAC TTAGCGAGGTCAACAAGCATTATCAACTGGATATTGGTAGAACATGCACTGCTAATGGTCAATCCAGTGGTCAGGGG ATGTACGGGATGCATCAGAATGAAAGAACTGCGAACACAGAAAGCCATCCGGAGG GTTTTCAGACCCTCACTCGGATTTCTAATATTGTTTCTGGAGATTCTGGAGGAAATATTAATTCTGGGATGTTGCCTCCTTGGCTTGAAAAGCCTGAAGATAGTGGATTTAATGTTCAAATAAGACCAATGGTTGGAGGTGGTGTTTCTTCTTTGAAGGAATCTGCAAAGTCCAATAAACTGAACCCCAAACGGGTAGGGGCTGCATGggcagaaaaaagaaagagggagCTGGAAATGGAGAAGAGAGGAGAAATTGTCCAAAGCTATGGTGACAAGAATTGGCTTCCTAATTTTGGCAGGGTATGGCAATCTGGAAGCCGTAAAGAATCtagaaaagaatttgagaaGGAGAAATCAAAATTGCTGATGGTTGAAAATTCACCTGAAACAAATGTCAATATTCAGCCGTACATTAGCAAACGGATG AGACCAGGAGAACGAGGAAGATGCTGCCAATCACACGAGTGTATAAGACAAcgattttcaaaaacttctCTTCTAGAGAATTATTGTACATGCACAATCCTTGTGAAAGATCAGTTTGGAAACAGAATTAGGCTTGGAGTTTGA
- the LOC101221031 gene encoding TITAN-like protein isoform X2, whose protein sequence is MHNMKKKELKKSAYEYCLVCKLNHDQGQRHKYFPNHKKSLSSFLSRFEIKLSDVRFFLKTPFLLSPEFASHNRFWCIFCDVQVDENDSSFACNAIKHLASADHLKNLKHFFWKYGGDVERLDSYRILDADVAKWEKKCKVQSVSASSSLGPANDIHNQVQYENFDNFGNNNIHSVESSSSISVLPLHSYTNEYQVSNSSYSGSSDVSNLVSFPHDTTVSLHDGSCSGAHLWSSKNLTLSEVNKHYQLDIGRTCTANGQSSGQGMYGMHQNERTANTESHPEGFQTLTRISNIVSGDSGGNINSGMLPPWLEKPEDSGFNVQIRPMVGGGVSSLKESAKSNKLNPKRVGAAWAEKRKRELEMEKRGEIVQSYGDKNWLPNFGRVWQSGSRKESRKEFEKEKSKLLMVENSPETNVNIQPYISKRMRPGERGRCCQSHECIRQRFSKTSLLENYCTCTILVKDQFGNRIRLGV, encoded by the exons ATGcataatatgaagaaaaaggagCTAAAGAAGAGCGCATACGAGTACTGCCTCGTTTGCAAGCTAAACCATGACCAAGGGCAGCGCCATAAGTATTTTCCCAACCACAAAAAATcgctttcttcttttctatctCGGTTCGAGATCAAGCTGTCCGACGTTCGCTTTTTTCTCAAGACTCCTTTTCTCCTCTCCCCCGAGTTTGCTTCTCACAATCGGTTCTGGTGTATCTTTTGCGATGTTCAAGTTGATGAGAATGACAGTTCCTTCGCATG TAATGCAATTAAACACCTGGCCAGTGCGGATCATCTGaaaaatttgaagcatttcTTCTGGAAGTATGGTGGTGATGTGGAACGTCTGGATAGTTATAGAATTTTGGATGCTGATGTAGCTAAG TGGGAGAAGAAGTGCAAAGTACAAAGTGTATCTGCTTCATCCAGTCTTGGACCTGCAAATGATATCCACAATCAAGTccaatatgaaaattttgataattttgggAATAATAATATCCACTCTGTTGAATCTAGTTCATCAATAAGTGTTTTGCCTTTACACAGTTATACAAATGAGTATCAGGTATCCAATTCATCCTATTCAGGGTCCTCTGATGTTTCAAATTTGGTCTCGTTTCCACATGATACCACTGTTTCTTTGCATGATGGTTCATGTTCTGGTGCACATCTATGGAGCTCAAAGAATTTAACAC TTAGCGAGGTCAACAAGCATTATCAACTGGATATTGGTAGAACATGCACTGCTAATGGTCAATCCAGTGGTCAGGGG ATGTACGGGATGCATCAGAATGAAAGAACTGCGAACACAGAAAGCCATCCGGAGG GTTTTCAGACCCTCACTCGGATTTCTAATATTGTTTCTGGAGATTCTGGAGGAAATATTAATTCTGGGATGTTGCCTCCTTGGCTTGAAAAGCCTGAAGATAGTGGATTTAATGTTCAAATAAGACCAATGGTTGGAGGTGGTGTTTCTTCTTTGAAGGAATCTGCAAAGTCCAATAAACTGAACCCCAAACGGGTAGGGGCTGCATGggcagaaaaaagaaagagggagCTGGAAATGGAGAAGAGAGGAGAAATTGTCCAAAGCTATGGTGACAAGAATTGGCTTCCTAATTTTGGCAGGGTATGGCAATCTGGAAGCCGTAAAGAATCtagaaaagaatttgagaaGGAGAAATCAAAATTGCTGATGGTTGAAAATTCACCTGAAACAAATGTCAATATTCAGCCGTACATTAGCAAACGGATG AGACCAGGAGAACGAGGAAGATGCTGCCAATCACACGAGTGTATAAGACAAcgattttcaaaaacttctCTTCTAGAGAATTATTGTACATGCACAATCCTTGTGAAAGATCAGTTTGGAAACAGAATTAGGCTTGGAGTTTGA
- the LOC101221031 gene encoding TITAN-like protein isoform X3 → MHNMKKKELKKSAYEYCLVCKLNHDQGQRHKYFPNHKKSLSSFLSRFEIKLSDVRFFLKTPFLLSPEFASHNRFWCIFCDVQVDENDSSFACSNAIKHLASADHLKNLKHFFWKYGGDVERLDSYRILDADVAKWEKKCKVQSVSASSSLGPANDIHNQVQYENFDNFGNNNIHSVESSSSISVLPLHSYTNEYQVSNSSYSGSSDVSNLVSFPHDTTVSLHDGSCSGAHLWSSKNLTLSEVNKHYQLDIGRTCTANGQSSGQGMYGMHQNERTANTESHPEGFQTLTRISNIVSGDSGGNINSGMLPPWLEKPEDSGFNVQIRPMVGGGVSSLKESAKSNKLNPKRVGAAWAEKRKRELEMEKRGEIVQSYGDKNWLPNFGRVWQSGSRKESRKEFEKEKSKLLMVENSPETNVNIQPYISKRMRRDQENEEDAANHTSV, encoded by the exons ATGcataatatgaagaaaaaggagCTAAAGAAGAGCGCATACGAGTACTGCCTCGTTTGCAAGCTAAACCATGACCAAGGGCAGCGCCATAAGTATTTTCCCAACCACAAAAAATcgctttcttcttttctatctCGGTTCGAGATCAAGCTGTCCGACGTTCGCTTTTTTCTCAAGACTCCTTTTCTCCTCTCCCCCGAGTTTGCTTCTCACAATCGGTTCTGGTGTATCTTTTGCGATGTTCAAGTTGATGAGAATGACAGTTCCTTCGCATG TAGTAATGCAATTAAACACCTGGCCAGTGCGGATCATCTGaaaaatttgaagcatttcTTCTGGAAGTATGGTGGTGATGTGGAACGTCTGGATAGTTATAGAATTTTGGATGCTGATGTAGCTAAG TGGGAGAAGAAGTGCAAAGTACAAAGTGTATCTGCTTCATCCAGTCTTGGACCTGCAAATGATATCCACAATCAAGTccaatatgaaaattttgataattttgggAATAATAATATCCACTCTGTTGAATCTAGTTCATCAATAAGTGTTTTGCCTTTACACAGTTATACAAATGAGTATCAGGTATCCAATTCATCCTATTCAGGGTCCTCTGATGTTTCAAATTTGGTCTCGTTTCCACATGATACCACTGTTTCTTTGCATGATGGTTCATGTTCTGGTGCACATCTATGGAGCTCAAAGAATTTAACAC TTAGCGAGGTCAACAAGCATTATCAACTGGATATTGGTAGAACATGCACTGCTAATGGTCAATCCAGTGGTCAGGGG ATGTACGGGATGCATCAGAATGAAAGAACTGCGAACACAGAAAGCCATCCGGAGG GTTTTCAGACCCTCACTCGGATTTCTAATATTGTTTCTGGAGATTCTGGAGGAAATATTAATTCTGGGATGTTGCCTCCTTGGCTTGAAAAGCCTGAAGATAGTGGATTTAATGTTCAAATAAGACCAATGGTTGGAGGTGGTGTTTCTTCTTTGAAGGAATCTGCAAAGTCCAATAAACTGAACCCCAAACGGGTAGGGGCTGCATGggcagaaaaaagaaagagggagCTGGAAATGGAGAAGAGAGGAGAAATTGTCCAAAGCTATGGTGACAAGAATTGGCTTCCTAATTTTGGCAGGGTATGGCAATCTGGAAGCCGTAAAGAATCtagaaaagaatttgagaaGGAGAAATCAAAATTGCTGATGGTTGAAAATTCACCTGAAACAAATGTCAATATTCAGCCGTACATTAGCAAACGGATG CGTAGAGACCAGGAGAACGAGGAAGATGCTGCCAATCACACGAGTGTATAA